From the genome of Syntrophorhabdaceae bacterium, one region includes:
- the trpA gene encoding tryptophan synthase subunit alpha, translating into MVSTKRIIHHNRTAEILDIFAEVGADIIEVGVPFSDPMADGDVIQKAMERALKNKTTIKEILAVVKNFKDKHNIPVILMGYYNTFFQYNLECFAKDAADSGVDGVLTIDMPPEESKEMRLALNKNGIVAIFLATPVTDKIRLKVIKKVAKGFIYFVSVTGVTGEREGIPNELKGKIEEIKDEIRLPVVVGFGISNPDTIIRAYHMADGFVVGSAIVRRWYDMLTGKIPSDDFLHFLKGLSSCCHGNFIGSMVYRDLYL; encoded by the coding sequence TTGGTATCCACGAAAAGAATCATACATCACAATAGAACAGCAGAGATATTAGACATCTTTGCTGAAGTAGGTGCTGATATTATAGAGGTAGGTGTTCCTTTTTCTGACCCCATGGCAGATGGAGATGTGATACAAAAGGCAATGGAGAGGGCATTAAAAAATAAAACAACCATAAAAGAGATACTTGCTGTGGTGAAAAATTTTAAAGACAAGCATAATATACCTGTAATACTGATGGGATACTATAATACATTTTTTCAATATAATCTTGAATGTTTTGCAAAGGATGCAGCAGATTCAGGGGTTGATGGGGTGCTTACCATTGATATGCCCCCTGAAGAGTCAAAAGAGATGAGGCTTGCGCTTAATAAAAATGGTATCGTGGCTATTTTCCTTGCTACTCCTGTGACAGATAAAATAAGACTTAAGGTAATAAAGAAGGTAGCAAAGGGATTTATTTATTTTGTTTCTGTTACAGGGGTAACAGGTGAAAGAGAAGGAATACCAAATGAATTAAAGGGAAAGATAGAAGAAATAAAGGATGAAATAAGGCTCCCTGTAGTTGTTGGTTTTGGTATATCAAATCCTGATACAATCATAAGGGCCTATCATATGGCAGATGGTTTTGTGGTGGGAAGTGCCATTGTGAGAAGATGGTATGATATGCTTACAGGTAAAATACCAAGCGATGATTTTTTACATTTTTTAAAAGGATTATCATCATGTTGTCATGGTAATTTTATCGGTTCCATGGTTTACAGGGATCTATATCTATAA